CGGTGGTGGAGATATTGGGTCTGCTGGAGGGGCAGCCGGAGAAGTTCGACACGATGCTGCGCGCGTTCGAGTACATGGTGGACACGCAGCTGGAGCGGCAGTCCACGCGCACCACGCCGCACCGGCGGCGCATCCACTTCGGGCCGTGGCGGCCGCCGCTGGAGCTGCGCACGCTGGCGGAGCGCTTCCCGCACCTGGTCGTGTTCTACGGCGAGGCGAACGCGCACCCCACGGGGACGGACATCCCCTCCGAGCTGGTGCACGTGGTGGCGTGTCGGCTGGCGACGGGGGAGCGGTTCGAGGCCGTCATCGCGCCGGAGCAGCCGCTGGCGCACAGCACGCCGCTGCACGTGGAGCTGCCCGAGGAGGTGCTGCGCGCGGGGGAGCCTCGCGTCCAGGCGATGGCGCGCTTCGAGGCCTTCCTGCGACCGGACGACGAGCTGGCGGTGTGGACGACGTTCGCGCTGGACCTGTTGTGGGAGGGCGGCGTCGCGCGAAGGACGGCGCGCAACGTGCGGCTGGCCACGGCGCGCGCGTTGGAGGGCAAGGCGGGGGGCGTGGAGCACGCGATGGAGCTGTTGAGCGGACCCGAGCTGCCCGTGTGGGCCCCGGGGCGGGCCGGCGTGCGCATCCGCGCGCTGGAGTCCGTGGTGCGCGTGCTGGTGGAGCGGGGGTTGGCGAGTGAGCCGATGAAGCGTGTGAAGCAACCGGCACGGACCGGGACGGCGGGCTGAGGCGGGGCTCCGCCACGTCCGGTCAGGGCAGCAGCGCGGTGCTCGCCTCCCGCGCATAGCGTCCGCGTGGGAAGTCGTTCAGGTACTGGCGATATTCCATCTTCGCGTCGGTCGCCTGGAGCCGCTCCTCGAAGCAGCGCGCCTTCAGGTAGCGGGCCTGCTCGCGGTGGTCCGCGCGAGGGCTCTTGGCGGCGATCTCCTCCAGACCCGACAGGAAGCCCTCACAGGTCCGAGGTCCGAGCTGGAGGCGCACGTACCCGAGGAACCGCTCGTCGGCGTCCTTCGACAGCAGCTCCACGGGAATGAGCGGAGCTCGCTTCTTCTTGGGCGGTGGGCCCTCCGCCACCGTCTCCGGGAGCGGGGGCGTGCGCGCGGACTGCGAGAGTCGCTCCGTGACGGAGGGCGCGGGGTAGGGCTCGAACTCCTGTGAAGGGTCCGCTGGGCTCATTCGCTGAGGAGTCCGCGACGTGCCCGTGTTCAGCGCGAAGATGGAGCGAGGCGGGGAGGAGGGCGGCGTCGATTCGGGCCGGGGCATGGCCTCGGTGACGACCGGGGCCGTGCTCGGGGGGACGCTCGACAGCGCCGGCGCGTGCCCGGATGTGGATGGCGCCACGAGGGGCTCTGGTGGCTTCGCGGTCGTCGTCTCGGCCTTGGGGCCGTGCGCCAGGACCGTGGGTGGGGTCGCTTGCGTGGACTCCGCCGTCGCTGGCGCCGAGGGCTCGGGCTGAGTGCTTCGTCCTCCGGATGCATCTCCCGGCGACTTCGCGACGGCGTGCTGCCCGTGCGTGCCATCACCCACGGATGGAGGGGCGCCAGGGGGCGCCTCACGTGTGTCGGCCCCGAGGGATGGGGACGTGACAGCGCGCTTCTCCCTCCTACCTGTGGTGGCAACGGACGGGGCGGCCACGGTGGCTTTCCCGCGCGTGCCAGCACCGACGGACGGAGGTGCGCTAGCCGTCTTCTCGTGTGTTCCGGTGCCCTCGGCCAGGCCGACGGTGGGCGACGTGCCGAGCCCCACGGTTCCCGCCGGTGGACTCGCCACGGAGTCCCGGCCGTCGACGGGGACGTCGTTCGGTGAAGCCATCGACCCAGCGGATCCGGGACTCGACGCTTCGGCGAGGTGCACGTCCGCGGCGGCTTCGTCTTCCGTCACCTGTGCGCTCGAGTCATCGACCACCACGGGAGCATCCAGCGCGACGACAGCCTCACGGTCGGGGGCGGACAGCGCCTCCTGCTCCAGGACATTTCCCTCCGCGCCCTCGTGCAGCTCCATCCGCTCGCCCGCGCCGACGAGGCGCGCGGGGTGCCCCGCCACCTCCACGCGGACGCGACCCTCGGACACGGCGACGGAGGCGCCGTGCGCCGTGCGCTCCACGGTGAACACCGTCCCCACCACGGAGACGCGCAGCCCCGCCACCTCCACCAGGAACGCGCGGCGCTCCGCATGCGAGGCCCGCACCGACAACCGTCCCTGATGCACGGTGAGGTGCACGTCCTTCGTCTCGGCGCGCGACAGCTCCACCTCCGAGTCCGCCGACAGCCGCACCCGGCTCGCGTCCGGAAGCCGCAGCACCGCGGAGGCCCTCGCGGGGGTCCTCACCGCCACGCCCGAACGCAGCCGCATGCCGGTCCGGAGCGGCTGTTCGCCTCCCGCCCCTTTCTTCACCATCGCCCCCGCCGTGCTCTCCGCGCGAACCGTCCCGGCCCCGTCATCCGTCGACCCCGAAGCGGGGTGCGTCCGGGCGATCGCCTCGGAGGCCGAGCGCTCGTCCACCGGTCGGCTCTGTCCCCGTGCCAGCCACAGCACGAGCAGGGCCGCGCAGGCCCCCGCGAGCGCCACGGCCCAGGGCCACCGAGCCCTCGGCGCGCGTCGCTCCAGGTGCGCGGCGGCCGCGCTCCGGAGCCGCGAGCCGACATCGTCCCAGCGGACCTGGGGCGTCGCCGCGCGAGCCTCCTGGAGCAGGGCCCGGTGGGCCTTCACGCGCTCCAGCTCCGCGACACACGCGGCGCACCCCGCCAGATGCGACTCCAGCCGCGCGCGCTCCTCGGCGGGCAGCTCGTTCGCGGCGAGCGCCCACAGGGCCCCGGCCTCAAGGTGCGCCATGGGGGCCTCCGGGCCGGCGGTGGGTGAGCAGGCGCTGCATCGCGACGTTGAACTCCAGCCGCGCGTGGTGCAGGCGGCTGCGGACGGTGTTGGGCGAGCTTCCCACGGCCTCGGCGATCTCGTCCGGGCCCATGCCACACAATTCGTAGTACACGAAGACGATGCGCTTCTTGGGCTTGAGCTTCTCCAGCGCCGCCTCCACCAGGCGCGCGGCCTGGCGTCGCTCCGCGGCGCGCTCCGGGTCCTCCGCGTGCGACTCCTGCTCCGGTGGCACCGCGAAAGGGTCCTCCGGCCGCCGCCGCTTCCAGCGCAGGTGCGACAGCGCCACGTTGGCGCAGACCCGGTAGAAGAACGTCCGGAACCGCGACTCGCCCCGGTAGTTCTTCACCGCCGTCAACAGCCGCAGATACGTCTCCTGGAGCAGGTCCTCCACGTCCACGCGGTTGCCCACCAGGTGGCGCAGGGTGCGCGCGGCGTCCACCCGGGTCAGCTCGTAGAGTTGGTTGAAGGCGGTCGCATCGCCTTCCTGGACCCGACGCACCAAGAGGTGCAACCGGACCTCGTCCGCGGGGGGCGGCGGGGGTGAGCCCGGGCCGGTGCGCTCCTCGGGCGAGGCCGCCGACACCAGGGGCTGGGCTTCACGGAAAATCACCGGACGCTCTCCCTCGGGGACGCGCAGAGAAGTCCCCCCCTGTGGGAACACCCCTCCGTCCGTGTGAAAGGTCCAGGTCAGCACACTCCCTCCGTGCCCCTGGGTCGCCGCTGCGGCGCGCGGCGATCAAAGAATATTTTTGATCAGGCGTCAGCGCCGTGGCGACGAAGGCGGGAGAAACCGGACAACCTGCCCGGTGGCCGGACCGGTCCCTGACTTGTTGGAGCCTCCGTTCATGACCTCCCCCGCACGCGGCCTGGTGTGGCCGCTCCTGGTGCTTTGCGCCTTTGCCTCGGCCTGTGTCATCCGCGAGAACGACGACGACTGGCTGGACGACGAGGACGACGCGTGCTTCTGCTCGACGAGCGCCGACTGTGGCGCGGGGCAGTACTGCCGGGGCGGACTGTGTCGCGAGCTGCCCTCGGATGCGCGCAGTTGTTCCAGGAACAGCGAATGCGCCCCCAACGAGCACTGCATCAACTCCGTGTGCAACCAGCCCTGCATCCGGGACAGTGAATGCGGTGGCGGCCGCACGTGCGAGGACTACTACTGTGTGCCGCGCTCCCGGACGGACGCGGGGACGCCTCGTCCGGACGCGGGGACGGACGGTGGCACGCGCCCGGATGGAGGCACGCGCCCGGATGGTGGGACCGATGGAGGCACGCGCCCGGATGCCGGCTCCGATGGCGGCATCCCGATGTCGTGCCGCGTGAACGTGGACTGCGGCGCTGGCAACTACTGCATCAACAACCAGTGCTTCCAGGGCTGCGCCACGGACGCGCACTGCCCCAGCACCGACGCGTGCGTGTTCGGCGTGTGCCGCCCGCGGCCCCCGGACCCGAACGCCTGCGAGGGCGCCACGGACTGCGCGGCGGGCAGGGACTGCGTGGACGGTCAGTGCCGCGCGCCCTGTGACTCCACCACCCAGTGCCCGGAGGACGCCACCTGCCAGATTGGCTACTGCATGCCCATCCCCCATGGCGGCCAGTGCCGGGCCAACTGCGAGTGCCCGTCGGGCCAGGTGTGCACCAACGGCCAGTGCCGCTCCACGGAGCCGGACCCCACCCAGCGGTGCGTCGCCACCTGCGACTGCCCCTCCGGCCAGACGTGCACCGACGGCTTCTGCAAGGCGCCACCGCCGTCGCCGGACGCCGGCACGGGCGGGGGCAAGGCGTGCAGCCTCAACTGCGACTGCCCCTCCGGTCAGGTGTGCGCCAGCGGGTACTGCAAGGCGCCGCCTCCGCCGGAGGACGCCGGGACGACGCCCGCGATGTGCCGCGTCAACTGCGAGTGCCCCGCGGGGCAGCAGTGCACGGCGGGCGCGTGCAAGCCCGTCAACCAGGGCAGCGGCAAGGCCTGCGTGGCCAACTGCGAGTGCCCCGCGGGTGAGCACTGCCAGGACAACGTCTGCTGGCTGTAGTCCGCCCGCCCACGGTGGCGCCCTCGTTCAGGGCGCCACCATGCGCCAGCAGCGGTGGATGTCCTTGCGCTGGAAGTCCTCGGGGAGGGAGCGCGGCGTGAGCTCCTCCACGGACTTCCAGCCGCGCGTGGCGCGGGCGTCGAGCTGGAAGCCGAGGAAGTTGTTGGAGAAGTAGAGCACGCCCCCGGGCGTCAGCAGCGTCCGGAGGGCATCCAGCAGGCGCACGTGGTCGCGCTGCACGTTGAAGGACCCGGTCATCTTCTTCGACGTGGAGAAGGAGGGCGGGTCGCAGACGATGAGGTCAAAGCGCTCGGGGCCCTCCGCCTGCGCCTCGACCCACGCCTTGGCGTCCGCGCGGACGAGCTCGTGGCGCGCGTCCGCCAGGCCGTTCAGGTCGAGGTTGTCCTCGGCCCAGTCCAGGTACGTGTTGGACAGGTCCACCGTCACCGTGCTCCGCGCGCCACCCGCCGCGGCGTAGACGGTGAAAGCCCCCGTGTACGCGAAGAGGTTGAGGAAGCGCTTGCCCTGGGCCTCCTCTCGCACGCGCGCGCGGGTGAGGCGGTGGTCCATGAACAGGCCGGTGTCCAGGTAGTCGCCCAGGTTGACCCAGAACTTCAGGCCCTGCTCCTCCACCACGAGCCGCCCGCTGCCCTCGCCCACGCGGCCGTACTGGGCCTTGCCCCATGGCTGGGGCGTGTGCGTCTTCACGAAGATGTGTTCGGCGGGGATGCCCAGCACCTGCGTCACCGCCGCGAGCACCTCCTCGCGCTGGGCCTCGGCGGCGCCGGACTTGATGGCGCGGCGGCGCGGGTACTCGGTGACGTGGGCGCGGTCGCCGTAGAGGTCCACCGCGAAGGGGTACTCGGGGATGTCCCGGTCGTAGACGCGGAAGGCCGTCAGCCCCTGGGCGCGGGCCCACTTGCGGAAGTGCTTCGCTCCCTTGCGCAGACGGTTGGCGAACATGCCGACCGCTCCTCCCTCCGCCTCGTCGCCACCACCGCCGTGCATACCTTGTGGGTCAGCCATGCCCAAGCATCCCTCCGTCCAGACCACCGCGGCCCCACTCATCCCCGAGTCGCCGACGTACGACAAGCTCAGAGATGCCGCCGCCGGCTGTCGGGCCTGTCCCCTGTGGAAGACGGGCACCCAGACGGTCTTCGGCGAGCCGGTGGGGCGCCCGCACCGGGGGCCTCGGGTGATGTTGGTGGGGGAGCAGCCGGGAGACCAGGAGGACCGCGAGGGCAGGCCCTTCGTGGGGCCGTCCGGCCGGCTGCTTGACGAGGCGCTGGATGCGGCCAGCATCGACCGCTCGCAGGTCTACGTCACGAATACCGTGAAGCACTTCAAGTGGAAGGGCGAGGAGGGGCACCGGCGCGTCCACGCCAAGCCCAGCACGACGGAGATTCGCGCGTGCCTGCCGTGGCTGGCGGCGGAGATTCGCGTCTTCCGCCCGGACATCCTCGTGTGCCTGGGGGCCACGGCGGCGCAGGCCCTTTTGGGCAAGGACTTCCGGGTGACGAAGCAGCGCGGCGAGCCCGTGGACTCCGACTGGGCGCGCATCGTGGTGGCCACCGTGCACCCGTCCTCCATCCTCCGCGCGCCGGACCCGGAGGCCCGTGAGCGTCAGCTCGACGCGTTCATCGACGACCTGCGCGTGGTGGCCCGGCTCATCCACGGTCTGGGCGCGGAAGAAGGGGCCCACGCCCTGCATTGAGCGGGGCGCGAAGGTCGGCGTTGCGGCCGCGGTCCGCGCGGAGGAAGACTCCGGCCCATGAGCGTGCGCGTCGAGAAGAGCGGCCCCGTCACCACCGTCATCCTCCAGCGACCGGAGGTCCGTAACGCGGTGGACGGTCCCACCGCCCGGGCCCTGGCGGACGCCTTCCGCGCCTTCGACGCGGCCCCGGACGCGCGCGTGGGCGTGCTGTCCGGCGACGGCGGCACCTTCTGCGCGGGCGCGGACCTGAAGGCCGTGTCCGAGGGCCGCATGCCCCGGCTCGAGCTCGACGGGGACGGGCCCATGGGGCCGTCGCGCATGGTGCTGGGCAAGCCCGTCATCGCCGCCATCGGTGGCCACGCGGTGGCGGGCGGGCTGGAGCTGGCGCTGTGGTGTGATTTGCGCGTGGCGGAGGAGGACGCGGTGCTGGGCGTCTTCTGCCGGCGCTGGGGCGTGCCCCTCATCGACGGCGGGACGGTGCGCCTGCCGCGGCTCATCGGCCTGTCGCGCGCCATGGACCTCATCCTCACCGGCCGGCCGGTGTCCGCCCAGGAGGCCCTGGCCATGGGACTGGTGAACCGGGTGGTGCCCCGGGGCCAGGCGCGCGCGGCCGCCGAGGCGCTCGCCCGGGAGGTGGCCGCCTTCCCCCAGGCCTGCATGAACGCGGACCGGGCCTCCGCCTACGCCCAGGCCGGCTTGTCCCAGGGGGAAGCGCTGCGTCAGGAGTTCGTGGGCGGCGTCAAGGTCCTGGAGTCGGAGTCCATCGCCGGGGCCACCCGCTTCGCGAAGGGGGCGGGACGCCACGGCTCGTTCGAATAGGGGCGGGTGGGGGCGGCCGGGCTGATGCGCGGCCGGGGGGGCTGTGTTAGTCCCACGCCCATGCGCTTCGACACCCTCGCCATCCACGCCGGCCAGGAGCCGGACCCCACGACGGGCGCCATCATGACCCCCGTCTACCTGACCTCCACCTACGTCCAGGACGGGCCCGGGGAGCACAAGGGCTACGAGTACAGCCGGACGCAGAACCCCACCCGCAAGGCGCTCCAGGACTGCCTGGCCGCCCTCGAGGGCGCGAAGTACGGCGCCGCCTTCGCGTCGGGCCTCGCGGGCACGGACATGCTGATGCACATGCTGGAGCACGGCGACCACGTCGTCGTCTCCGACGACGTGTACGGCGGCACCTTCCGCATCTTCGACAAGGTCTTCAAGCGCAGCGGCCTGAGCTACTCCTTCGTCGACCTGTCCCAGCCGGGGGCCTTCGAGGCGGCCATCACCCCGAAGACGAAGATGGTCTGGGTGGAGACGCCCACCAACCCGATGCTCAAGCTCATCGACCTGGCGCGCATCGCCGAGGTCGCCAAGAAGCACCACATCCTGTCCGTCGCGGACAACACCTTCATGACGCCGTACTTCCAGCGCCCGCTGGACCTCGGCTTCGACGTGGTGGCGCACTCCACCACCAAGTACCTCAACGGCCACAGCGACGTGGTGGGCGGCTTCGTCTGCACCAGCCGCGATGACGTCGCCGAGCGCATGTACTTCCTCCAGAACGCGGTGGGCGGCGTGTCCGGCGCGTTCGACAGCTTCCTCGTGCTGCGTGGCGTGAAGACGCTGCACGTGCGCATGGACCGCCACGCGCAGAACGCGATGAAGGTGGCCCAGTTCCTCGCCACGCACCCGAAGGTGAAGAAGGTCACCTACCCGGGCCTGGAGACCCACCCGCAGCACCAGCTCGCGCGCCAGCAGATGAAGGGCTTCGGCGGCATGCTGACCTTCGACATCCACGGCGGACTGGAGGCGGCGCGCACCTTCCTCAAGACGGTGAAGGTGTTCGCCTGCGCCGAGTCGCTCGGCGGCGTCGAGTCCCTCATCGAGCACCCGGCCATCATGACCCACGCCTCCGTCCCCAGGGAGACGCGCGAGAAGCTGGGCATCGCGGACGGCTTCATCCGCCTGTCGGTGGGCATCGAGGACGCGCAGGACCTCATCGACGACCTCGCCCAGGCGCTCGAGGTCGTGAAGAAGTAGCGGCCGTCGTTTCCTCCTCCCGGGTGGAAACGAGAAGGGCCTCCCGCTCCCGGGTTCCCGGGGTGCGAGGAGGCCCTCGTCATGTCCAGGGCCACCCGAGGCGGGGGCGCTGGCGCTCAGGGGCGCTGTGCCTTCGCCCCCATGGCCTCGCGCAGCTGCGACAGGCCGCGGCGCAGCTCGGCCATCTCCGCCTTGAGGGCGTCCACCTCGGCCGTCTTCGCCGCCAGCTCGCGCGTGCGAAGCTCCAGCGCCTGGATGGCGGCCATGTTCACGCCGTTGATGTCGAGCATGCCGATGCTCTTGTCGCTGGAGCCCAGGCCGAAGGCCGCGTGGAAGTCCTGCGCGACGGGACCCAGGTGGCGCCCGTCGCCCGTCGCCCCCTTGTAGCGCCAGGTCTCGATGGGAATCCGCGCCACCTTCTCCAGCAGGGCCTCGCGGTCGACGGGATGGAAGTCCTCCTTGACGTCCCGGTCGGAGGTGCAATCCATCGAGCCCGAGCCGGGCTTGATTTCGCACCCGACGGTCATCGCGGCGTTGGTCTTCAGCCGGATTCCTCCCAAGGCGCGCACGGTGAACTGGTTGTCCGCGGTGGCCGCTGTCGGCGCGGTGACCGTGCTTCCATCACCCCAGATGAAGGAGCCGATGAAGCCATCCGTGGAGACCAACCGTCCCATCGCGATGCTGAAGTCTCCGGCCGCGCTGACCTGGCTGCCGATGGCCACCGCATTGCGTCCCGTCGCGTTGGCCCCGGTGCCCACCGCCAGCGAGGACGACCCCGCGGCGGAGTTCGCGGTGCCCATGCACATCGCGTTGACGCCACTGGCCACGCAGCCATTGCCGAACGCGGCGGAGCCTGTCCCATTGGCGATACTCAAGTTGCCGGCCGCGAACGAGTTGATGCCGCTGGCCACGCAGCTCTCGCCGAACGCGGCGGAGCCCTTGCCGCTGGCGGTGGTCGAGGTGCCAGCGGCGAAGGAGAACGCCCCGATGTTGCCCTCGGTCCACTGGGTCTCCGCGCCACCCGCGCGGAACGCGCCCAGGTGCGGCAGCCACATCATCTTCATCGTCTTGGTCGTCGTGGGGACCTTGCCGACACCTTGCTCACCCTGCGCCAGGATGCCGCCCGCGGCATCCACCGTGAGCAGCGGGAGACCGGTCCACTTGGGCGTGTCAGACGTCGCGAGGACCTGGAGCAGGGGGCCGGGCTTGCTCGTGTCCACGGCCGCGTCCACGAGCAGGTCGGACTTCGTCGTCAGCCGCCCCCCTGTCTGCCCCGTGCCGGACAGCGCGAACGAGCCGGGCTGCGGTGTCGTCCCGTTCTGGATGTAGTCGTCGCTGCCGGGCAGCGGGATGCGCGCGTCGGCGAGCCGGGGGTCTCCGCTCGCGACCGCGGAGGTCGCTCCGTCGCCGTACTGGATGCTCAGGACATTGTCCTGGAGGACCAGTCCCGTGCCCACCTCCCAGGAGGGGCCGACGGGCCCCTGCGGACCCTGTGGGCCCTGCGGACCCTGTGGGCCCGGGACACCCTGGGCGCCCTGAGCGCCTTGCCGCCCATCGACTCCGTTCGCGCCATCGGAGCCGCTGCATCCGGCGCCTCCCAGGGTGACGAGTCCCAGCGTGGCCAGCAGTGCCCTGACCTTCATGCGAATCCTCCAGGTGGAAAGTGGGGCGAATTCTAGCGGCCTACGCGCCAGGTCGGCTGCGATACCGACAGATTCGTCGGGGAGTCGAGAGCCGTCTCGCCGCGAGTGTCCTCCACGGGGACGTCATGCCGGACGTCGGTCGAAGGGGGGCGGAGGCTCCATCCTCGCACCTCCGTCGCCGCGCGCCCGCCTGCCCAGGAGGTCGTCCGGAGTGCGCCAGCCCCACGGCGGATGGGGCTCCGCGCGGTCGTGGTGGTGCTGCGTGACCCCATGAGGGCGACGCGCCCGAGGCGTTGGAGATCCGGCGTCACGTCGCCGCTCGTGCTCGGTGCCGGCGTCTCGACGGTGCCCGCGCTGCGGCAGGTCTCCGTGACGAAGACACTCCAGGATGGCTCCACCCAGGACACCATCGACGAGCGCAGCGCCTTCCGCATCTCCGTCTTCCTGTCGATGGACCTCACGCTGCTGTCACTCCGAGTGGCTCCGGCGCGACGGTGGCGCGCCGATTCACCCGCGGGCAACCCGGGCACGGTCGCGAGCGCCGAGCGCATCAATGCATTGCGAGGAGCCCGCGCCCGCCCTATGGAGGTCGGACCATGCGCTATTTCGATGACTTCCAACCGGGTGAATCGAGCGAGGCCGGGCCGTATGTGGTGAGTCGCGAGGAGATCATTGCCTTCGCGAAGCAGTTCGACCCGCAGCCCTTCCATCTGAGCGACGAGGGAGGGCGTGAAGGCATCTTCGGGGGGCTCGTCGCCAGCGGTTGGCACACCGCCTCCATCTGCCACAAGCTGGCGGTGGAGCACCTCTTGAGCAAGACGGCGAGCCTGGGCTCGCCGGGCTTGGACGAGCTGCGCTGGCTCAAGCCGGTGCGTCCGGGCGACGCGCTCACCGCGCGCTTCGAGGTGCTCTCCACCACGCCGTCCAAGAGCAAGCCGGACCGGGGCGCCATCAAGTTCCGCTTCGAGGTGCGCAACCAGAAGGGCGAGGTCGTGATGTCGGAGGTGGCCAACGCCCTGTTCGCTCGCAAGCCCCAGGACGGGACCGCGAGCTGAGTCCTCCGAGGCCGGTGGCGAGGACGGAGTCCCCGGGATGCGGGACTCCGTCTCGCTGAATGAACAGCGGTGCTACGCGCGCGGACTCACGGGGACTCGGGCGCATCCGAAGCGGTCGGGAAGCGTCGAGGCGGGCCTTCAGGAGAGCGCGGCGTCTGAAGTGGGGAGCATCAGCGCGTTGAGGGTGGGGTAGGCCATCGCGCCGGTGACGAGCGGCGCCGCGCTGCCGTCCTTCAAGAAGTCGGAGGCCAGCGAGGCGACGCGCCCGAAGATGGCCTTGGCGAGCGTGGCTCCCGCGCTCAGTCGGCGGACGCCCAGGGCCTGGAGGTCCGCGAGCGGAGGAAGCCTCGGGTCCGCCATGAGGTTCAGCGGCAGCCCCACGGACGCGGCGAGGGTCCGGATGTCGTTCGCCGCCACGAGCCCGGGGACGAACAGGCCGTCCGCGCCGGCCGCGCGGTAGCGCTCCGCTCGCGCCAGGGTCTCCTCGAGCCGACGGGGCTCGGGGACGAGCCCCTGGAGATACACGTCCGTGCGCGCGTTCACGAAGACGTCGAGCCCCAGGCGCTTGGAGGCGCTCCGGGCGGCTTGAATCTTCGCGGCCAGCAGCTCCACCGGCCCGGTGCCGTCCTCCAGGTTGATGCCCACGGCGCCCGCGCGCAGGACACCGGCCACCACCTCGCCCACGGCCTCCGGGTCGTTCGAGTAGCCCCCTTCGATGTCCGCGGTGAGCGGGGCCTTGGCCACGCGGTTGATGGAGGCGATGACGTCCAGGAGGACCTTCACGGGCAGCGCGTCGCCATCCGGATAGCCCTGGGCCCACGCCACACCCGCGCTGGTGGTGGCGAGCGCCGGGGCGCCCAGGCTCTCCACGACGCGGGCGGTCCCCGCGTCCCAGGTGTTGGCCAGGAGCAGGAGCCCGCTGGCGTGGAGTTGGCGGAAGGTCTGGGCACGCGTGGCGTGAGGGGCGGACATGAGGGGCACCTTTCTTCGGGGGAGGGGCGTGGGTCAGCGAGCGGAGGACAGGAGCGGACCGAGGCTCGCGCGGGATTCGTGGGCGAGCAGCCATCGCTTCCGCTCGATGCCGCCACCGTAGCCCGTCAGCGAGCCGTTGGCCCCCACCACGCGGTGACAGGGGACGACGATGCCCACGGGGTTCGCGCCATTGGCGAGCCCCACGGCGCGCACGGCGGCGGGGCGACCGATGCGCCGCGCCAGCTCCGAGTAGGTGATGGTCGCGCCGCAGGGGATGCCACGCAGCGCCGCCCAGACCTCGCGCTGGAACGCCGTGCCGGCGGTGCGCGTGGGGAGCGTGTCGATGACGTCGAGCCGTCCCTCGAAGTAGGACCTCATCGTCCCGGTGAGGCCGCCTGGGTCGCGCGAGGGCTCGAGCGTGAAGCCGCCCTCGCCATAGTGCAGCCGGAGCAGCTGCCGCATCCGCGCCTCGTGCTCCGTCCAGTCGACGGCGCGCAAGTGGCCGTCCGCGTCGGCCACGACGATGAGCTCGCCGATGGGCGTGTCCGTCCTGTCGATGAGCAGTCTCGGGGTGTCAGCCATGGCGGGCCTCCAGGAGTCGTGGGCCGGGGTCCGCGGCCCAGAGATGTTGTGCGGCGTAGGCGCGCCAGGGACGCCAGGGCTCCGAGCGTACCAACAGGGCCTCGGGTGTCGGGCGCGCGCCATCGTCGTCGGCCGCGCTGCGCAGCAGGGCCACGTCACTGGCGGGGAACGCGTCGGTCTCCCGGAGCGCGCGCAGGGCGATGTACTGCGCCGTCCATTCGCCCACGCCGCGAATGGCGCGCAGCCGGGAGATGCCCTCCTCGACGGTGCCGAAGGGGTGGAACAACAGCGGGTCCGCGAGCGCCGCCTCCGCGAGCGCCTTGAGCGCCGCCTTCCTCGCGGAGGGCATGCCCAGGGGCCCGAGGTCCGCCGCCGCGACCCGGGCGGCCGAGGGGAAGACGCAGGACAGGGGGCGCCCCGTCGGCCGGGTCTCCGAGCACAGCGCCACCAGCTTCCCGGCGAGACGGCGCGCCGCCTCCACCGTCACCTGCTGGCCGAGGATGGCGCGCACCGCCAGTTCGAAGCCATCCCAGGCCCCGGGCGCGCGGAGGCCAGGGCGCAGCGCCACCAGCGGCGCGAGGAACGGGTCCCGGGACAGGTGCGCGCCAATCGTCTCGATGTCCGCGCCCACGTCGAAGACGCGGCGCACGCGCGCGACGAGGGTGGGGAGCGCCTCGACGCGGGAGACCTGGACCGTCACCACCAGGTTGTCGCGAGCGGGCTCGTGGGTGACCTCCACCGTGCCCACGCCGTCCTCCTGGGCCACCGTGC
This sequence is a window from Myxococcus stipitatus. Protein-coding genes within it:
- a CDS encoding UdgX family uracil-DNA binding protein (This protein belongs to the uracil DNA glycosylase superfamily, members of which act in excision repair of DNA. However, it belongs more specifically to UdgX branch, whose founding member was found to bind uracil in DNA (where it does not belong), without cleaving it, appears to promote DNA repair by a pathway involving RecA, rather than base excision.), translating into MPKHPSVQTTAAPLIPESPTYDKLRDAAAGCRACPLWKTGTQTVFGEPVGRPHRGPRVMLVGEQPGDQEDREGRPFVGPSGRLLDEALDAASIDRSQVYVTNTVKHFKWKGEEGHRRVHAKPSTTEIRACLPWLAAEIRVFRPDILVCLGATAAQALLGKDFRVTKQRGEPVDSDWARIVVATVHPSSILRAPDPEARERQLDAFIDDLRVVARLIHGLGAEEGAHALH
- a CDS encoding crotonase/enoyl-CoA hydratase family protein; its protein translation is MSVRVEKSGPVTTVILQRPEVRNAVDGPTARALADAFRAFDAAPDARVGVLSGDGGTFCAGADLKAVSEGRMPRLELDGDGPMGPSRMVLGKPVIAAIGGHAVAGGLELALWCDLRVAEEDAVLGVFCRRWGVPLIDGGTVRLPRLIGLSRAMDLILTGRPVSAQEALAMGLVNRVVPRGQARAAAEALAREVAAFPQACMNADRASAYAQAGLSQGEALRQEFVGGVKVLESESIAGATRFAKGAGRHGSFE
- a CDS encoding cystathionine gamma-synthase, which encodes MRFDTLAIHAGQEPDPTTGAIMTPVYLTSTYVQDGPGEHKGYEYSRTQNPTRKALQDCLAALEGAKYGAAFASGLAGTDMLMHMLEHGDHVVVSDDVYGGTFRIFDKVFKRSGLSYSFVDLSQPGAFEAAITPKTKMVWVETPTNPMLKLIDLARIAEVAKKHHILSVADNTFMTPYFQRPLDLGFDVVAHSTTKYLNGHSDVVGGFVCTSRDDVAERMYFLQNAVGGVSGAFDSFLVLRGVKTLHVRMDRHAQNAMKVAQFLATHPKVKKVTYPGLETHPQHQLARQQMKGFGGMLTFDIHGGLEAARTFLKTVKVFACAESLGGVESLIEHPAIMTHASVPRETREKLGIADGFIRLSVGIEDAQDLIDDLAQALEVVKK
- a CDS encoding tail fiber domain-containing protein, producing MKVRALLATLGLVTLGGAGCSGSDGANGVDGRQGAQGAQGVPGPQGPQGPQGPQGPVGPSWEVGTGLVLQDNVLSIQYGDGATSAVASGDPRLADARIPLPGSDDYIQNGTTPQPGSFALSGTGQTGGRLTTKSDLLVDAAVDTSKPGPLLQVLATSDTPKWTGLPLLTVDAAGGILAQGEQGVGKVPTTTKTMKMMWLPHLGAFRAGGAETQWTEGNIGAFSFAAGTSTTASGKGSAAFGESCVASGINSFAAGNLSIANGTGSAAFGNGCVASGVNAMCMGTANSAAGSSSLAVGTGANATGRNAVAIGSQVSAAGDFSIAMGRLVSTDGFIGSFIWGDGSTVTAPTAATADNQFTVRALGGIRLKTNAAMTVGCEIKPGSGSMDCTSDRDVKEDFHPVDREALLEKVARIPIETWRYKGATGDGRHLGPVAQDFHAAFGLGSSDKSIGMLDINGVNMAAIQALELRTRELAAKTAEVDALKAEMAELRRGLSQLREAMGAKAQRP
- a CDS encoding MaoC family dehydratase, with amino-acid sequence MRYFDDFQPGESSEAGPYVVSREEIIAFAKQFDPQPFHLSDEGGREGIFGGLVASGWHTASICHKLAVEHLLSKTASLGSPGLDELRWLKPVRPGDALTARFEVLSTTPSKSKPDRGAIKFRFEVRNQKGEVVMSEVANALFARKPQDGTAS